TATCGTGCCCACGTTGATGTGCGGCTTCGTTCTTTCAAATTTTTCCTTGGACATGGTGCTCTCCCCCGTGCTGGACTCTATGCTCCGCCTTGCTGTTTGACGATTTCGCCGGTGAGGCCGGCGGGCACTTCGGCGTACTTGTGGAATTCCATCGAGTAGGTCGCCCGCCCCTGCGTCGCCGAGCGCAAATCGGTGGCGTAGCCGAACATTTCCTTCAACGGCACCTCGGCGCGAATCGAGCGGCCCATCGGAATTTCCTCCATGGATTCGATGACGCCGCGGCGGCGGTTGAGGTCGCCGACGACATCGCCCATGTAATCCTCCGGCGTGACGACCTCGACCTGCATGACCGGCTCAAGCAGCACCGGCGACGCGACCCTCGCGCCGTCCCTGAAACACTGCGAACCGGCGATCTTGAACGCCAGTTCGGACGAATCCACATCGTGAAACGAGCCGTCGTAGAGCGTAACCCGCACATCCACCAGCGAGTAGCCGCCGAGCACGCCGTTTTGCATCTGCTCCTGCACGCCCTTGTCCACCGCCGGGATGTATTCCTTCGGGATGACGCCGCCGGTGATTTCGTTGACAAACTCGTAGCCGCCGCCGCGCTCCAGCGGCTCGATGCGCAGCCACACATGGCCGTACTGCCCGCGCCCGCCGGTCTGGCGGATGAACTTGCCTTCCTGCTCCACCGCCTTCGTGATGGTCTCGCGGTAGGCGACCTGCGGCGCGCCGACGCCGGCCTCGACGCTGAATTCCCTTTTCAGGCGGTCCACGATGATCTCAAGGTGCAACTCGCCCATGCCGGAGATGATGGTCTGGCCGGTCTCGTCGTCGGTCTGCACGCGGAACGACGGGTCTTCGCGCGCCAGTTTGCCGAGCGCGAGGCCCATTTTCTCCTGGTCGGCCCTGGTCTTCGGCTCGACCGCGACCGAGATGACCGGCTCCGGAAAACTCATGCTTTCCAGCAGAATCGGCGACGCGGTGTCGCACAGCGTGTCGCCGGTGACCGCCTCTTTCAGCCCGACCGCGGCGGCGATGTCGCCGGCCTGCACTTCCTTGATTTCCTCGCGCGAGTTGGAGTGCATCTGCAGGATGCGCCCGATGCGCTCCTTGCGCCCGCGCACCGGGTTGAAGATGGTGTCGCCGGAGCGCAGCACGCCGGAATACACGCGGAAGAAAGTCAGCGTGCCGACAAACGGGTCGCTGGCGATCTTGAAGGCCAGCGCCGAGAAAGGCTCGTCGTCGGACGGCTTGCGCGACGGCGCCGCCTCGTCTTCCTTGGCGGCGACGCCCTCGATGGCCGGCATGTCGTCGGGCGACGGCATGAACTGGATGACGGCGTCGAGCAGCGCCTGCACGCCCTTGTTCTTGAACGCCGAGCCGCACAGCACCGGCACAATCTCGTTGGCCAGCGTGCGCATCCTGAGGCCGCGCACGATGTCGCGCACTTCCAGTTTGCCTTCGAGGTACTTCTCCATCAATTCCTCGTCGGCCTCGCCCGCCGCCTCGAGCAGCGTCTCGCGCCAGCGCTCGCATTCGGCGCGCATCTCGTCGGGCACATCGGCGGCCTTGTAGGTGGCGCCGAGGTCTTCCTCGTTCCAGTAAATCGCCTGGTTGGTAATCAAGTCCACGACGCCGACAAAGCCGTCCTCGGCGCCGATCGGCAACTGCACCGGCACCGGCCTCGAGCCGAGGCGGTCGCGTATCTGCGCGACGACCCGCAGGAAATCGGCGCCGGAGCGGTCCATCTTGTTGACGAACGCGATGCGCGGCACCTTGTAGGTGTCGGCCTGGCGCCACACCGTCTCCGACTGCGGCTCGACGCCGCCGACCGCGCAAAACACGCCGACGGCGCCGTCGAGCACGCGCAACGAACGCTCCACCTCGATGGTGAAATCCACATGCCCCGGCGTGTCAATGATGTTGATGCGGTGCTTGTCGAACTGGCGGCTCATGCCCTGCCAGAAGCAGGTCGTCGCCGCCGATGTGATGGTGATGCCGCGCTCCTGCTCCTGCTCCATCCAGTCCATGACCGCGGCGCCCTCGTGCACCTCGCCCATCTTGTGCGAGATGCCGGTGTAGAACAGCACCCGCTCGGTCGTCGTCGTCTTGCCGGCGTCAATGTGCGCCATGATGCCGATGTTGCGGTATCGGTCTATCGGGGTCGTGCGCGCCATCGTCACCACCGGTAATGCGAGAAGGCCTTGTTGGCCTCGGCCATTTTCAGCGTGTCTTCGCGCCGCTTGATCGCCGCGCCCTTGTTGTCGAAGGCGTCGGCCAGTTCCGCCGCCAGTTTCTCGACCATGGATTGCGGGCCGCGCTTGCGGGCGGCCTCAATCAGCCAGCGCATCGCCAGCGTCATCTGGCGCACCGGGCGCACCTCGACCGGCACCTGGTAGGTGGCGCCGCCGACGCGCCGCGACTTGACCTCGACGCGCGGCTTCACATTCTCCAGCGCGGTCTTGAAAATCTCGAGTTCGTCGCCGGACGCCTTGGAAGCCTTTGCCAGCGCCCCATAGACGATCTTCTCGGCGCGCGAGCGCTTGCCGGCCTTCATCAGCAGGTTGATGAATTTGGCGAGCGTCTCGTCCTGGTACTTCGGGTCCAGCGTAACCTGCCTTTTCGGCACTTCTCTGCGGCGCGGCATCGGACTGGTCTCAGGCGGCGGAGCGTTTCGCCCCGTATTTCGAGCGGCCCTGCTTGCGGCCCTCGACGCCCTGCGTGTCGAGGCTGCCGCGCACGGTGTGGTAGCGCACGCCGGGCAGGTCCTTGACGCGCCCGCCGCGTATCAGCACCACCGAGTGCTCCTGCAGGTTGTGGCCCTCGCCGCCGATGTAGGCGGTGACTTCGTAGCCGTTGGTCAGGCGCACGCGGGCGACCTTGCGCAGCGCCGAGTTCGGCTTCTTCGGCGTCGTCGTGTACACGCGCACGCACACGCCGCGCTTTTGCGGCGAGTTCTCGAGCGCGGTGACGCTGCTCTTCCCGATTTTTCGCTTTCTGGGCTTTCGCACCAGTTGGTTGATGGTCGCCATCGTTCTCCGGGCGCTGAATTGCAAACAAACACAAACAAACCTTCCCCGCCCTTCGGCGGGAAAGGTTCACGGCATTCCGGATAATAACGCGAAATCCGCCGCAAGTAAAGGGCTGCGCGCCGTCCGCCGCTTGCCCGCCACTCGCCCGGAAACCGGTTTTCAGCGGCGACCCGGACGGAAAGCGGCGCGCCCGCAGGCGCGGGGGCAATGCCGTGAAAACCTTGCATCGGGCGTTGTGCGGCGCGGTTTTCGCCGCCAGCGGGCCGATGACAAGGTGCGGCGGGTTTCCCGAGGCGAGGCCATGCAGGCCGGGACGAAGCGGTGAAATTCGCCGCCGGTTGAATGGCGGGGCCGGGGCCAGAACCGGCGGTGCAGCCCGCCACCAGTCAAACGGCGCCGCCGGATTGGCGCCGCCCGCACCCGCCCCGGAATAACACCGCTTGCGTTATCATATCTCTGAACGCAGCAACCGCTGTGTGTTCCGGGGCACATGCTTGCCTTGTGCGGGCGTATTGTGTGACCGGGTTGTTATCTGCCACAGGAGGCATTTGTCATGAAAAAAACAAACAGTGGAAATCCGGTTCGGAGTCTGCCGAAACACGCGATAGACAACCGCGCGAATCAGAAGAATCCGGAGCACAAGGATTTCGGGAAAGGCCAGACGCCGGAACCTGCGGAACCGAAAGGCAAGTAGCGTCTTTGACATCGGCACAACGGGGGTGGGTTGCCTCGGCCCCGTTGTGTCCGCCGGCGGCTGACTGCAACCCCGGACAGGAGCGAGAAAATCCCGGCGCCGCCGCTGATGAAAGTCGCCTGTCGCATCGTGAGAAATCCCGCCTCTGACCCCCCGCCGGGGGCGGTGAAGGTTTTCGTTGTCGCGGGAATTGCCGGGCGGGAAAGAACGCGGCAGGACGACGGCGGTGTGCTATACTTTGCTCGTCCCTTTAAACCAACTTTGGAGGCCCTGTGAAGCCGATGTTGCAATCTGACCACACACGACATGGGGGGGGGGGGGGGGGGGGGGGGGGGGGGGGGGGGGGGGGGGGGGGGNNNNNNNNNNCGCCCGGGGGGTGCGACTCCAAGGTCCTCCCCTTAAACCCCCTGAGGGGGCCCCGTGCCACCCTCCGCGCCACCCCCCCCCCCCCCACATACCCCCCCCCCCCCCCCCCCCCGGTAGCGCGGCGGCGAAATAGATTAGAGTGCGCGTTTGGCGCGCTGTTATATGGTTGCAGGTGGGCATTGTTGCTTGCCGCAGTGTTGTTTGTGACGCCCGCCGAGGCGCAGGACAACACTGTTACTG
This window of the Gammaproteobacteria bacterium genome carries:
- the fusA gene encoding elongation factor G, translating into MARTTPIDRYRNIGIMAHIDAGKTTTTERVLFYTGISHKMGEVHEGAAVMDWMEQEQERGITITSAATTCFWQGMSRQFDKHRINIIDTPGHVDFTIEVERSLRVLDGAVGVFCAVGGVEPQSETVWRQADTYKVPRIAFVNKMDRSGADFLRVVAQIRDRLGSRPVPVQLPIGAEDGFVGVVDLITNQAIYWNEEDLGATYKAADVPDEMRAECERWRETLLEAAGEADEELMEKYLEGKLEVRDIVRGLRMRTLANEIVPVLCGSAFKNKGVQALLDAVIQFMPSPDDMPAIEGVAAKEDEAAPSRKPSDDEPFSALAFKIASDPFVGTLTFFRVYSGVLRSGDTIFNPVRGRKERIGRILQMHSNSREEIKEVQAGDIAAAVGLKEAVTGDTLCDTASPILLESMSFPEPVISVAVEPKTRADQEKMGLALGKLAREDPSFRVQTDDETGQTIISGMGELHLEIIVDRLKREFSVEAGVGAPQVAYRETITKAVEQEGKFIRQTGGRGQYGHVWLRIEPLERGGGYEFVNEITGGVIPKEYIPAVDKGVQEQMQNGVLGGYSLVDVRVTLYDGSFHDVDSSELAFKIAGSQCFRDGARVASPVLLEPVMQVEVVTPEDYMGDVVGDLNRRRGVIESMEEIPMGRSIRAEVPLKEMFGYATDLRSATQGRATYSMEFHKYAEVPAGLTGEIVKQQGGA
- the rpsG gene encoding 30S ribosomal protein S7 — its product is MPRRREVPKRQVTLDPKYQDETLAKFINLLMKAGKRSRAEKIVYGALAKASKASGDELEIFKTALENVKPRVEVKSRRVGGATYQVPVEVRPVRQMTLAMRWLIEAARKRGPQSMVEKLAAELADAFDNKGAAIKRREDTLKMAEANKAFSHYRW
- the rpsL gene encoding 30S ribosomal protein S12; amino-acid sequence: MATINQLVRKPRKRKIGKSSVTALENSPQKRGVCVRVYTTTPKKPNSALRKVARVRLTNGYEVTAYIGGEGHNLQEHSVVLIRGGRVKDLPGVRYHTVRGSLDTQGVEGRKQGRSKYGAKRSAA